One window of Pseudomonas urmiensis genomic DNA carries:
- a CDS encoding TIGR02449 family protein, producing the protein MQDNDLQALMSRFELLIERVEQLKRQNALLVAQEKSWREERAHLIDKNEIARRKVESMILRLKALEQDS; encoded by the coding sequence ATGCAAGACAACGACCTGCAAGCGCTGATGAGCCGATTTGAGTTGCTGATCGAGCGCGTCGAGCAACTTAAACGGCAAAATGCACTCCTAGTAGCTCAGGAAAAATCCTGGCGCGAAGAGCGCGCCCACCTCATCGACAAGAACGAGATCGCAAGGCGCAAGGTCGAATCGATGATCTTGCGGCTCAAGGCCCTGGAGCAAGACTCATGA
- a CDS encoding cell division protein ZapA, with protein MSSSNSVTVQILDKEYSIICPPEERNNLVSAARYLDGKMREIRSSGKVIGADRIAVMAALNITHEMLHRQDTPDVVSGGTTREQVRDLLERVDNALADDTGTKNG; from the coding sequence ATGAGTTCAAGCAATAGCGTCACCGTCCAGATCCTCGACAAGGAATACTCGATCATCTGTCCGCCCGAGGAGCGCAACAACCTGGTCAGCGCGGCACGCTACCTGGACGGCAAGATGCGTGAGATCCGCAGCAGCGGCAAGGTGATTGGCGCTGATCGCATCGCGGTCATGGCAGCGCTGAACATCACCCACGAAATGCTGCACCGTCAGGACACCCCGGATGTGGTCAGCGGCGGCACTACCCGTGAGCAGGTGCGTGACCTGCTGGAGCGGGTCGACAATGCATTGGCCGACGACACGGGTACCAAAAACGGCTGA
- the gcvT gene encoding glycine cleavage system aminomethyltransferase GcvT, with protein MGQRTPLYDLHLALGAKMVDFGGWDMPLHYGSQVEEHHQVRSDCGVFDVSHMTVIDVYGNAATAWLQHLLANDVARLEGIGKALYSTLLNHDGGVVDDLIVYRTEDGYRLVVNAATRDKVLAWLHAHSAGYEVGFEERAELAILAIQGPRARDKVAELVSAPRAAVIRELKPFEGVIEGDWFVARTGYTGEDGLEIILPGEQAPAFFNDLVGAGIAPSGLGARDTLRLEAGMNLYGQDIDEQHTPQTSNLGWCIAWEPAERDFIGRAGLLKEIEHGVQEKLVGLVLEERGVLRAHQVVRVAGIGEGEITSGSFSPTLSKSIALARVPMATGDRAEVEIRGKWYPVRVVKPTFVRHGKILI; from the coding sequence ATGGGACAGCGCACGCCTCTGTACGACCTGCATCTGGCGCTAGGCGCCAAAATGGTCGATTTCGGCGGTTGGGACATGCCCCTGCACTATGGCTCGCAAGTCGAGGAGCACCATCAGGTGCGCAGTGACTGCGGGGTGTTCGACGTCTCGCACATGACCGTGATCGATGTCTACGGCAACGCCGCCACGGCCTGGTTGCAGCACCTGCTGGCCAATGATGTGGCCCGTCTTGAGGGTATCGGCAAGGCGCTCTACAGCACCCTGCTCAACCATGACGGCGGGGTGGTCGACGATCTGATCGTCTATCGCACTGAAGATGGCTATCGCCTGGTGGTCAACGCGGCCACCCGCGACAAAGTGCTGGCCTGGCTGCACGCGCATAGCGCAGGGTACGAAGTCGGTTTCGAAGAACGTGCTGAGTTGGCGATCCTGGCCATCCAGGGCCCCCGCGCCCGCGACAAGGTTGCCGAACTGGTCAGTGCCCCACGTGCAGCGGTAATTCGCGAGCTGAAGCCGTTCGAAGGGGTGATCGAAGGCGATTGGTTCGTCGCCCGCACCGGCTATACCGGTGAAGATGGCCTGGAGATCATCCTGCCCGGTGAGCAAGCCCCGGCGTTCTTCAACGACCTGGTCGGAGCCGGCATCGCCCCCAGCGGCCTCGGTGCCCGCGATACCCTGCGCCTGGAAGCCGGGATGAACCTTTACGGCCAGGACATCGACGAGCAGCATACCCCGCAAACCTCCAACCTCGGCTGGTGCATCGCCTGGGAGCCCGCTGAGCGCGACTTCATCGGGCGTGCCGGCCTGCTCAAGGAAATCGAGCACGGCGTGCAGGAAAAGCTGGTCGGTCTGGTGCTCGAAGAGCGTGGTGTATTGCGTGCGCATCAAGTGGTGCGTGTCGCCGGGATTGGCGAAGGAGAGATCACCAGTGGTAGTTTCTCTCCTACGCTGAGCAAATCCATTGCCCTGGCGCGTGTACCGATGGCTACCGGCGACCGGGCCGAGGTCGAGATTCGTGGTAAGTGGTACCCGGTGCGGGTGGTCAAACCGACCTTCGTGCGCCACGGCAAGATTCTGATCTGA
- a CDS encoding 2-octaprenyl-3-methyl-6-methoxy-1,4-benzoquinol hydroxylase, whose protein sequence is MRADLLIVGAGMVGSALALALRHSGLEILLLDGGPLSVKPFDPQAAFEPRVSALSAASQRILERLGAWEGIAARRASPYSDMHVWDGSGTGQIHFSAASVHAQVLGHIVENRVVQDGLLDRLHDSDIGLLANARLEQMRRSGDEWLLTLADGRRLRAPLVVAADGANSAVRRLTGCQTREWDYLHQAIVTSVRCSEPHQATAWQRFTDEGPLAFLPLARDDGQHWCSIVWSTTPEQAEQAMAMDDEAFCQALGRAFEGRLGEVLEADPRVCVPLRQRHAKRYVDEGLALIGDAAHVIHPLAGQGVNLGFLDAAVLAEELGRACERGERLADVKVLSRYERRRMPHNLALMAAMEGFERLFQANPLPLRWLRNSGLKIVEQMPEAKALFVRQALGLSGDLPELARA, encoded by the coding sequence ATGCGCGCAGATCTGTTGATTGTCGGTGCCGGTATGGTCGGCAGCGCACTGGCCCTGGCGTTGCGCCACAGCGGCCTGGAAATTCTCCTGCTCGACGGCGGCCCGCTGTCGGTCAAACCCTTTGATCCACAGGCGGCGTTCGAACCACGCGTCAGTGCCCTGTCGGCGGCCAGCCAGCGTATTCTCGAGCGCCTGGGCGCTTGGGAGGGTATCGCCGCGCGCCGGGCTTCGCCGTATTCGGACATGCATGTCTGGGATGGCAGCGGCACTGGCCAGATCCACTTCTCGGCAGCCAGTGTGCACGCCCAGGTACTGGGCCATATCGTCGAGAACCGGGTAGTGCAAGATGGCCTGCTGGATCGGCTGCACGACAGCGATATCGGCCTGCTGGCCAACGCCCGCCTGGAACAGATGCGCCGCTCCGGTGACGAGTGGCTGCTGACCCTGGCCGATGGCCGGCGTCTGCGCGCACCGTTGGTGGTGGCGGCGGACGGCGCCAACTCGGCGGTGCGGCGCCTGACCGGTTGCCAAACGCGCGAATGGGATTACCTGCATCAGGCGATCGTCACCAGCGTGCGCTGCAGCGAGCCACACCAGGCGACCGCCTGGCAGCGGTTCACCGATGAGGGGCCGTTGGCGTTTCTACCGCTGGCCCGCGACGACGGCCAGCATTGGTGCTCGATTGTCTGGTCGACCACCCCCGAGCAGGCCGAGCAGGCCATGGCGATGGACGATGAAGCGTTCTGCCAGGCGCTAGGCAGGGCTTTTGAGGGCCGTCTGGGCGAAGTGCTGGAGGCCGACCCACGGGTGTGTGTGCCGCTGCGGCAGCGCCATGCCAAGCGCTATGTGGATGAAGGGCTGGCGCTGATCGGCGATGCTGCGCATGTGATCCACCCGCTGGCCGGGCAGGGGGTCAACCTGGGCTTCCTCGATGCGGCAGTGCTGGCTGAAGAGCTTGGGCGTGCTTGCGAGCGGGGTGAGCGTTTGGCGGATGTGAAGGTGCTCAGTCGCTATGAGCGTCGGCGCATGCCGCACAACTTGGCGCTGATGGCGGCGATGGAGGGCTTTGAGCGGTTGTTCCAGGCTAATCCGTTGCCGCTGCGTTGGTTGCGTAATAGCGGCTTGAAGATCGTTGAGCAGATGCCGGAGGCCAAGGCGCTGTTCGTGCGGCAGGCGTTGGGGCTTTCTGGGGATTTGCCGGAATTGGCTCGGGCTTGA
- a CDS encoding extracellular solute-binding protein, with protein sequence MLPRKPLLAALALTLFGGTAQAAEEVVVYSSRIDELIKPVFDAYTAKTGVKIKFITDKEAPLMQRIKAEGDNGVADLLLTVDAGNLWQAEQMGILQPIKSDVIDANIPAQYRSSSHDWTGLSLRARTIAYSTERVKPEELSTYEALADKHWEGRLCLRTAKKVYNQSLTATLIENHGEAKTEQIIKGWVNNLSTDVFSDDTAVLQAIEAGQCDVGVVNTYYYGRLHKQQPSLPIKLFWPNQGDRGVHVNLSGIGLTKHAPHPEAATKLVEWMTGEEAQKLFADINQEFPANPKVKPSAEVAAWGSFKADSIPVEVAGKRQAEAIRLMDRAGWN encoded by the coding sequence ATGTTGCCACGCAAGCCCCTACTGGCCGCCCTGGCCCTGACCCTGTTCGGCGGCACCGCCCAGGCGGCGGAAGAAGTGGTGGTGTATTCCTCGCGCATCGATGAGCTGATCAAGCCGGTGTTCGACGCCTATACCGCCAAGACCGGCGTCAAGATCAAGTTCATCACCGACAAAGAAGCCCCGCTGATGCAGCGCATCAAGGCTGAGGGCGACAACGGCGTGGCCGACCTGCTGCTCACCGTCGACGCCGGTAACCTCTGGCAAGCCGAGCAGATGGGCATCCTGCAGCCGATCAAGTCGGACGTCATCGACGCCAACATCCCCGCCCAGTATCGCTCCAGCTCCCATGACTGGACGGGCCTGAGCCTGCGCGCACGAACCATCGCCTACTCCACCGAGCGGGTCAAACCCGAAGAGCTGAGCACCTACGAGGCCCTTGCCGACAAGCACTGGGAAGGCCGCTTGTGCCTGCGCACTGCGAAAAAGGTCTACAACCAGTCGCTGACCGCCACCCTGATCGAGAACCACGGCGAGGCCAAGACCGAGCAGATCATCAAGGGCTGGGTCAACAACCTGTCCACTGACGTGTTCTCCGATGATACCGCCGTGCTCCAGGCCATCGAGGCTGGCCAGTGCGATGTGGGCGTGGTCAACACTTACTACTACGGCCGCCTGCACAAGCAGCAGCCGAGCCTGCCGATCAAGTTGTTCTGGCCTAACCAGGGCGACCGTGGGGTACACGTCAACCTCTCGGGCATCGGCCTGACCAAGCATGCGCCACACCCTGAGGCGGCCACGAAACTGGTGGAATGGATGACCGGTGAAGAAGCGCAGAAGCTGTTTGCCGACATCAACCAGGAGTTCCCGGCCAACCCTAAGGTCAAGCCTTCTGCGGAAGTTGCGGCGTGGGGCAGCTTCAAGGCTGACAGCATTCCGGTTGAAGTGGCGGGCAAGCGTCAGGCAGAAGCTATTCGCTTGATGGATCGGGCTGGCTGGAACTAA
- the gcvH gene encoding glycine cleavage system protein GcvH — translation MSNIPADLRFAESHEWARLEADGSVTVGISDHAQEALGDVVFVELAEVGKVFAAGDAAGVVESVKAASDIYAPVGGEVIAVNEALGDSPEELNNDPYAAWIFKLKPANPAELDKLLDAAGYAAAIGE, via the coding sequence ATGAGCAATATCCCCGCCGACCTGCGTTTTGCCGAAAGCCACGAGTGGGCTCGCCTGGAAGCCGATGGCAGTGTGACCGTGGGCATCAGCGACCACGCCCAGGAAGCCCTGGGTGACGTGGTGTTCGTCGAACTGGCGGAAGTTGGCAAGGTCTTCGCCGCTGGCGATGCAGCTGGCGTGGTCGAGTCGGTCAAGGCCGCTTCCGATATCTACGCGCCGGTCGGTGGCGAAGTGATCGCCGTCAACGAGGCCCTGGGTGACAGCCCTGAAGAGCTGAACAACGATCCGTACGCTGCCTGGATCTTCAAGCTCAAGCCGGCCAACCCTGCCGAGCTGGACAAACTGCTGGACGCTGCTGGCTACGCTGCCGCCATCGGCGAGTAA
- a CDS encoding 5-formyltetrahydrofolate cyclo-ligase, protein MTDTAPLTRPQLRRLLRHARRALTPAQQRQATLGLYRQLAQHPLFRRAKHIALYLPNDGEIDPRLLLREAQRRGKRTYLPVLHAWPATRMVFQRFEHGEKLRPNRFRIPEPVVERKRQRPIWALDLILLPLVGFDEVGGRLGMGGGFYDRSLAYQARRKTWKKPLLLGLAHECQKVERLAQASWDVPLQGTVSDRGWYLARN, encoded by the coding sequence ATGACCGACACCGCGCCGCTCACCCGCCCTCAACTACGCCGCCTGCTGCGCCATGCCCGCCGCGCCCTTACCCCGGCCCAGCAACGCCAGGCGACCCTCGGCCTGTACCGCCAACTGGCGCAGCACCCACTGTTTCGCCGGGCGAAGCACATTGCCCTGTACCTTCCCAACGATGGCGAGATCGACCCACGCCTGCTGCTGCGCGAAGCCCAACGCCGGGGCAAGCGCACCTATTTGCCAGTGCTGCATGCCTGGCCAGCGACGCGCATGGTGTTTCAGCGTTTCGAGCATGGGGAAAAACTACGGCCCAATCGCTTCCGTATTCCGGAACCTGTAGTCGAGCGCAAGCGGCAACGGCCAATCTGGGCGCTGGACTTGATCCTGCTGCCGTTGGTGGGCTTCGATGAAGTGGGGGGGCGACTGGGTATGGGCGGTGGCTTCTATGACCGCAGCCTGGCCTACCAGGCACGTCGCAAGACCTGGAAAAAACCGCTACTGCTGGGGCTGGCCCATGAGTGTCAGAAAGTAGAGCGACTGGCCCAGGCCAGTTGGGATGTGCCGCTGCAAGGAACGGTCTCGGACCGTGGCTGGTACCTGGCACGCAACTAA
- the pepP gene encoding Xaa-Pro aminopeptidase produces the protein MSHIPKAEYARRRKALMAQMVPNSIAILPAAAVAIRNRDVEHVYRQDSDFQYLSGFPEPEAVIALIPGREHGEYVLFCRERNPERELWDGLRAGQEGAVRDFGADDAFPITDIDEILPGLIEGRDRVYTAMGSNPEFDRRLMDWINVIRSKARLGAQPPNEFVALDHLLHDMRLYKSAAEVKVMRAAADISARAHVRAMQSCRAGLYEYSLEAELDYEFRKGGAKMPAYGSIVAAGRNGCILHYQQNDALLKDGDLVLIDAGCEIDCYASDITRTFPVSGRFTPEQKAIYELVLKAQAAAFAEIAPGKHWNHAHEATVRVITEGLVELGLLKGEVQALIDAEAHRAFYMHRAGHWLGMDVHDVGEYKVGGQWRVLEPGMALTVEPGIYIAADNQDVPKKWRGIGIRIEDDVVVTKQGCEILTSGVPRTVAEIEALMADARRDVA, from the coding sequence ATGAGCCACATACCCAAGGCGGAGTATGCCCGTCGGCGCAAGGCGCTGATGGCGCAGATGGTCCCCAACAGCATCGCCATCCTGCCAGCCGCTGCGGTTGCCATTCGCAACCGCGACGTCGAGCACGTGTACCGCCAGGACAGCGACTTCCAGTACCTCAGCGGCTTCCCGGAGCCAGAGGCGGTGATCGCGCTGATTCCTGGCCGCGAGCATGGCGAGTACGTGCTGTTTTGCCGTGAGCGCAACCCTGAGCGCGAGCTGTGGGATGGCCTGCGCGCCGGCCAGGAAGGCGCGGTGCGCGACTTTGGCGCCGACGATGCCTTCCCGATCACCGATATCGACGAGATCCTGCCGGGTCTGATCGAAGGGCGCGATCGGGTCTACACCGCCATGGGCAGCAACCCCGAGTTCGATCGCCGGCTGATGGACTGGATCAACGTCATACGCTCCAAGGCGCGTCTCGGTGCCCAGCCGCCGAACGAATTCGTTGCCCTGGATCACCTGCTGCACGACATGCGCCTGTATAAATCGGCGGCAGAGGTGAAGGTGATGCGCGCTGCTGCGGACATTTCCGCCCGCGCCCATGTGCGGGCCATGCAGTCCTGTCGCGCCGGGCTCTACGAATACAGCCTGGAAGCCGAGCTGGACTACGAGTTCCGCAAGGGCGGGGCGAAGATGCCGGCCTACGGCTCGATCGTCGCCGCCGGGCGCAACGGCTGCATCCTGCACTACCAGCAGAACGACGCCTTGCTCAAGGACGGCGATCTGGTGTTGATCGACGCCGGTTGCGAGATCGACTGCTACGCCAGCGACATTACCCGCACCTTCCCGGTCAGCGGGCGGTTTACGCCAGAGCAGAAGGCGATCTACGAACTGGTGCTCAAGGCTCAGGCGGCAGCGTTTGCCGAGATCGCCCCTGGCAAGCACTGGAACCACGCCCATGAAGCGACCGTGCGGGTGATCACCGAAGGGTTGGTCGAGCTGGGGCTGCTCAAAGGCGAAGTGCAGGCGCTGATCGACGCCGAGGCGCATCGCGCCTTCTACATGCACCGCGCCGGGCACTGGCTGGGTATGGATGTGCATGACGTTGGCGAATACAAGGTTGGTGGTCAGTGGCGAGTGCTCGAACCGGGCATGGCGCTGACCGTCGAGCCGGGCATCTACATTGCCGCCGACAACCAGGATGTGCCGAAGAAATGGCGTGGCATCGGGATCAGGATCGAGGACGACGTGGTCGTGACCAAGCAAGGCTGTGAAATTCTTACCTCGGGCGTGCCACGTACTGTCGCCGAGATCGAGGCGCTGATGGCTGACGCACGCAGGGACGTGGCATGA
- a CDS encoding ABC transporter permease, protein MSHAPQRRWYLPVSLVAALVLLPLSVLLLSWQSIDLQIWSHLLDTQMSRLLGNTLTLVLGVGLGVTVLGVSLAWLTSLCEFPGRRWLDWALMLPFAIPAYVLAFVFVGLLDFAGPVQSALREVFGPMRLPRVRSTGGVIIVLVLVFYPYVYLLARTAFIAQGKGLMEAARVLGMSPLQAFWRVALPMARPAIGAGIALALMETLADFGAVAVFNFDTFTTAIYKTWYGFFSLSSAAQLASLLLLVVMLVLYGERRARGASRTGNERPRGQALYHLRGFKALAASGWCLLVFACAFVIPLLQLLAWFWQRGRHDLDERYVGLVLHTLYLGAMAALITVSVALLLAFARRQAPTGVIRAGVGLANLGYALPGSVLAVSIMLAFSYLDNQLVVPLSKWLGGAGKPLLLGSLAALLMAYLVRFIAVAHGPLESTLERIRPSLPEASRSLGVGGPRLFFKVYLPLLVPGALSAALLVFVDVLKEMPATLLMRPFGWDTLAVRVFEMTSEGEWARASLPALTLVMVGLLPVIGLIRRSARRPGHTH, encoded by the coding sequence TTGTCCCACGCCCCGCAACGTCGCTGGTACCTCCCGGTTTCCCTGGTCGCCGCCCTGGTCCTGCTGCCCCTGAGCGTCCTGCTGCTCTCGTGGCAGTCGATCGACCTGCAGATCTGGTCGCACCTGCTCGACACGCAGATGAGCCGTCTGCTGGGCAATACCCTGACTTTGGTGCTGGGCGTGGGCCTCGGGGTAACCGTGCTTGGTGTGAGCCTGGCTTGGCTGACCAGCCTCTGCGAGTTTCCCGGCAGGCGCTGGCTAGACTGGGCGTTGATGCTGCCATTCGCAATCCCGGCCTACGTGCTGGCGTTCGTCTTCGTTGGCCTGCTGGATTTCGCCGGGCCTGTGCAGAGCGCGCTGCGCGAGGTGTTCGGGCCGATGCGCCTGCCACGGGTGCGCTCTACCGGCGGCGTGATCATCGTCCTGGTGTTGGTGTTCTACCCCTATGTCTACCTGCTGGCGCGTACCGCCTTCATTGCTCAGGGCAAGGGCCTGATGGAAGCCGCGCGGGTGTTAGGCATGTCGCCGCTGCAAGCCTTCTGGCGGGTGGCCCTGCCGATGGCCAGGCCGGCTATCGGGGCGGGCATTGCCCTGGCGCTGATGGAAACGCTGGCAGATTTCGGCGCGGTGGCGGTGTTCAACTTCGATACCTTCACCACTGCGATCTACAAGACCTGGTACGGTTTCTTCAGCCTCTCCAGCGCAGCGCAACTGGCCAGCCTGCTGTTGTTGGTGGTGATGCTGGTGCTGTACGGCGAGCGCCGGGCTCGTGGGGCGAGCCGCACCGGCAACGAGCGCCCACGCGGGCAGGCGCTGTATCACTTGCGTGGGTTCAAGGCGCTGGCGGCCAGTGGTTGGTGCCTGCTGGTGTTTGCCTGCGCCTTCGTCATTCCGCTGCTGCAACTGCTGGCGTGGTTCTGGCAACGCGGTCGGCATGATCTGGATGAGCGCTATGTCGGCCTGGTGCTGCACACCCTTTACCTGGGCGCCATGGCGGCGTTGATCACCGTTAGCGTCGCGCTGCTGTTGGCCTTCGCCCGCCGCCAGGCACCGACCGGGGTTATCCGGGCCGGGGTCGGCTTGGCCAACCTTGGCTACGCCTTGCCGGGCTCGGTACTGGCGGTTTCGATCATGCTGGCGTTCAGTTACCTGGACAATCAGTTGGTGGTGCCCCTGTCCAAGTGGCTTGGCGGCGCCGGCAAACCCTTGCTGCTGGGCAGCCTGGCCGCCTTGTTGATGGCCTATCTGGTGCGCTTCATCGCCGTGGCCCATGGCCCACTGGAAAGCACGCTGGAGCGCATCCGTCCGTCCCTGCCGGAGGCATCGCGCAGTCTTGGGGTGGGCGGGCCAAGATTGTTTTTCAAGGTATATCTGCCGCTATTGGTGCCTGGTGCCCTGAGCGCCGCTTTGCTGGTGTTCGTCGATGTCCTCAAAGAGATGCCGGCGACGTTGCTGATGCGTCCGTTCGGCTGGGACACCCTTGCGGTACGGGTGTTCGAGATGACCAGTGAAGGTGAATGGGCACGCGCTTCGCTGCCGGCCTTGACCTTGGTGATGGTCGGCTTGCTGCCGGTCATCGGGCTGATTCGCCGTTCAGCTCGGCGCCCGGGTCACACTCACTGA
- a CDS encoding YecA family protein: MPNTQSPYIAFAMLLSSNGHPVTPAELHGLLIGRSCAGAGFDADAWLADAAQLLETEPGDTVRNALIGLQEMVKAELTGEDVAIVLLLPTDDAALADRAAALGQWCQGFISGFGLNAGGKDLSTDAKEVLQDLVAISQVQEALEESEDGESDYMEVMEYLRVAPLLLFTELNTPAAPAPKPSLH; this comes from the coding sequence ATGCCCAATACACAATCGCCCTACATCGCCTTCGCCATGTTGCTTTCGAGCAATGGCCACCCTGTCACCCCTGCCGAGCTGCATGGCCTGCTGATCGGCCGCAGCTGCGCCGGCGCCGGGTTCGATGCCGATGCCTGGCTGGCTGACGCAGCCCAGCTGCTCGAGACCGAGCCTGGTGACACAGTTCGCAACGCTTTGATCGGCCTGCAAGAGATGGTCAAGGCCGAGCTCACCGGCGAAGACGTCGCCATCGTCCTGCTGCTGCCGACCGACGACGCGGCGCTGGCCGACCGTGCCGCCGCGCTGGGCCAGTGGTGCCAGGGCTTCATCAGTGGTTTCGGCCTGAATGCCGGCGGCAAGGACCTGTCCACCGACGCCAAGGAAGTGCTGCAGGACCTGGTAGCCATTTCCCAAGTCCAGGAAGCGCTGGAAGAGTCCGAGGACGGCGAAAGCGACTACATGGAGGTCATGGAGTACCTGCGCGTCGCCCCGTTGCTGCTGTTCACGGAATTGAACACCCCAGCAGCACCTGCGCCAAAGCCATCGCTGCATTGA
- the ubiH gene encoding 2-octaprenyl-6-methoxyphenyl hydroxylase, protein MTRVNLAIIGGGLVGASLALALQAGAKARGWKILLIEPFAPGDSFQPSYDARSSALSFGTRQIYEQLGVWQTLSPRAEPIRQIHVSDRGRFGATRLDASEEGVPALGYVVENAWLGQCLWQSLDRDVVSWRCPAEVKAMQPIEGGYRLQLDDDTSLECDLAVLADGGRSGLREQLGIHVRRRPYDQSALIANISPGEAHAGQAFERFTEQGPMALLPLPENRCALVWTRQGMDAKRLAEIDERSFLRELQDVFGYRLGALRQVGVRHLYPLALVEAEEQVRPHLVVLGNAAHSLHPIAGQGFNLSLRDVQTLAEGLLAGPAQPGDLATLQVYHQRQRLDQALTIGFSDQVTRVFGSGQPLLAAGRNLGLLGLDLLPPAKRWFARQAMGLGTRPDLRGRA, encoded by the coding sequence ATGACCCGGGTCAACCTGGCGATCATTGGCGGCGGCCTGGTCGGTGCCAGCCTGGCCCTGGCCTTGCAGGCCGGCGCCAAGGCGCGGGGCTGGAAGATCCTGTTGATCGAGCCGTTCGCTCCGGGCGACAGCTTCCAGCCGAGCTACGATGCGCGCTCCTCAGCGCTGTCGTTCGGCACTCGGCAAATCTACGAGCAACTTGGCGTGTGGCAAACCCTCAGCCCGCGCGCCGAGCCGATCCGCCAGATCCACGTGTCCGACCGGGGCCGCTTCGGCGCGACCCGTCTGGATGCCAGCGAAGAAGGCGTGCCAGCGCTGGGTTACGTGGTGGAAAATGCCTGGCTTGGCCAGTGCCTGTGGCAAAGCCTGGACCGCGACGTGGTCAGCTGGCGCTGCCCGGCCGAGGTCAAGGCCATGCAGCCGATCGAGGGCGGCTATCGCTTGCAGCTCGATGACGACACCAGCCTTGAGTGCGACCTGGCGGTGCTGGCCGATGGTGGTCGTTCCGGCTTGCGTGAGCAACTGGGCATCCATGTGCGGCGCCGACCCTACGACCAGAGCGCGCTGATCGCCAATATCAGCCCCGGCGAGGCCCATGCTGGCCAGGCCTTCGAGCGCTTCACAGAGCAAGGCCCGATGGCGTTGCTGCCGTTACCTGAGAACCGCTGCGCGCTGGTCTGGACCCGCCAGGGAATGGATGCCAAGCGCCTTGCCGAAATCGACGAGCGCAGCTTCCTGCGTGAGTTGCAGGACGTGTTCGGCTATCGCCTGGGTGCGCTGCGCCAGGTTGGCGTGCGACACCTCTACCCGCTGGCGCTGGTCGAGGCCGAGGAGCAGGTGCGCCCCCATCTGGTCGTGCTGGGCAATGCCGCGCACAGCCTGCACCCGATTGCCGGGCAGGGCTTCAACCTGTCCCTGCGCGATGTGCAGACCCTTGCCGAAGGCCTGTTGGCCGGCCCTGCGCAGCCGGGCGATCTGGCGACCTTGCAGGTCTATCACCAGCGTCAGCGCCTGGACCAGGCGCTGACCATCGGCTTTTCCGACCAGGTCACCCGCGTATTTGGCAGCGGTCAGCCATTGCTGGCGGCCGGGCGCAACCTCGGCCTGTTGGGCCTCGACTTGCTGCCTCCGGCCAAACGCTGGTTCGCCCGCCAGGCCATGGGCCTGGGCACTCGGCCTGACCTGCGGGGTCGCGCATGA
- a CDS encoding DUF4442 domain-containing protein, whose amino-acid sequence MSDPRKLARKARMLRWLLNFYPPYLGAGIRVQHISPDMSSVKVCMKLTRWNRNYVGTQFGGSLYSMVDPFYMLLLIERLGREYIVWDKAASIDFISPGKGPVYAEFHVDDAMLDDIRQQTASGKKYLPRLQVDIRDGAGELVARVDKTLYVRLKPQARQA is encoded by the coding sequence ATGAGCGATCCACGCAAGCTCGCGCGCAAGGCCCGGATGCTGCGCTGGCTGCTCAACTTCTACCCGCCTTACCTGGGCGCCGGTATCCGTGTGCAGCACATCAGCCCGGACATGAGCAGCGTCAAGGTGTGCATGAAGCTCACCCGTTGGAACCGCAACTATGTCGGCACCCAGTTCGGCGGCAGCCTGTACTCGATGGTCGACCCGTTCTACATGCTGCTGTTGATCGAGCGCCTGGGCCGCGAATATATCGTCTGGGATAAAGCCGCCAGCATCGATTTCATCTCCCCTGGCAAAGGCCCGGTGTACGCCGAGTTCCATGTCGACGACGCGATGCTCGACGACATCCGCCAGCAGACCGCCAGCGGCAAGAAGTACCTGCCCCGTCTGCAGGTCGATATCCGCGATGGTGCCGGTGAGCTGGTGGCGCGGGTCGATAAAACCCTTTATGTACGGCTCAAGCCGCAAGCGAGGCAGGCGTAA